The Arctopsyche grandis isolate Sample6627 chromosome 5, ASM5162203v2, whole genome shotgun sequence genome includes a window with the following:
- the Taf8 gene encoding TBP-associated factor 8 — MEKERNDGGSSNSGAGVGDGRRRLLTAAVSALLLEIGFDAVEPNVLEIFTEMFQCFISEVGNSSRSYCELAGRTEPVLGDVVIALINMGVTLEGLEKFAARPNRHVLAAPPPTQAPRTPAMLSAGQRARPPYHIPAHFPPLPDPHAYVRTPTHKQPVTEYEAIREKAATQKRDVERALTRFLAKTGDTHTLFNTDDNQMFPLIACKPTFPAYLPCLLPTDQVFDFEELEYHFQVANRTEDIPTSTKKEASDGEAEVGDGENNDSRIKCKSENSMFGFSEGD, encoded by the exons ATGGAGAAGGAACGGAACGATGGTGGATCCTCAAACTCGGGAGCTGGCGTCGGTGATGGCAGACGACGATTATTAACGGCTGCAGTATCAGCTCTCTTGCTGGAGATAGGCTTCGATGCTGTCGAACCAAATGTCCTAGAAATATTCACTGAAATGTTTCAATGCT tCATTTCAGAAGTTGGCAACTCATCCAGGAGCTATTGCGAATTAGCTGGAAGAACAGAGCCTGTACTTGGAGATGTTGTTATTGCATTGATTAATATGG gAGTCACTTTAGAGGGATTAGAGAAATTTGCAGCACGCCCAAATAGACATGTATTAGCCGCACCACCTCCCACACAAGCTCCTCGTACACCGGCTATGCTTTCTGCTGGTCAACGAGCGAGACCACCATATCATATACCTGCTCATTTCCCGCCTCTTCCCGATCCTCATGCGTACGTTCGAACACCC ACTCACAAACAACCTGTAACAGAATACGAAGCTATTAGAGAAAAAGCTgcaactcaaaaacgtgatgtAGAGCGTGCCCTTACTAGATTTTTAGCAAAGACGGGAGACACACATACTTTATTCAATACGGATGATAATCAAATGTTTCCTT TGATAGCGTGTAAGCCAACGTTTCCTGCGTATTTACCTTGTCTTTTACCTACCGATcaagtttttgattttgaagaATTAGAATATCATTTCCAAGTGGCAAATAGAACTGAAGACATTCCAACATCAACTAAGAAAG AAGCCTCAGATGGAGAAGCAGAAGTTGGAGATGGAGAAAATAATGATAGTAGAATTAAATGTAAAAGCGAAAATTCAATGTTCGGTTTCTCCGAAG GTGACTGA
- the LOC143911458 gene encoding mitochondrial tRNA-specific 2-thiouridylase 1: MIRRVACGISGGVDSAVAAALLKDKGFFDVQGVFMKNWDVVDETGVCTVEKDYEDAKRVCNKLKIPLIEVNFVKQYWNEVFTNFLKDKQSGITTNPDILCNRNIKFKAFYNYCLSELNVDAIATGHYANTSFGPFLEKYEAGKSVRLLRPVDKYKDQTFFLSQVEQEPLCRTMFPIAMLKKNTVRQIAKDRELFNVSNKRDSVGICFVGKRNFKRFIKEYMESNPGNFIDLETGEVVGIHNGFHNFTIGQKCGLSGKSRPYFVLRKETNNNNIYVVSESDHPSLFCDIFTTDKPHWVYEEPNCLKNNNVFECYFRYQHTKPLIPCQIMKTQTGLIVKLIERARALTLGQFGVFFDDVECFGSGRIMHVGPSLYFTDKLSFK; the protein is encoded by the exons ATGATCCGTCGTGTGGCTTGCGGTATTTCTGGTGGTGTTGACAGTGCAGTGGCTGCAGCACTCCTCAAAGACAAAGGTTT CTTTGACGTACAAGGAGTCTTCATGAAAAACTGGGATGTAGTTGATGAAACTGGGGTATGCACTGTAGAAAAAGACTACGAAGATGCCAAAAGAGTCtgcaataaattgaaaatacctTTGATAGAAGTTAATTTCGTGAAACAATATTGGAATGAAGTGTTTACGAATTTTCTCAAAGATAAACAATCTGGAATAACAACTAATCCAGATATACTTTGTAATAGAAATATCAAGTTTAAAGCGTTTTATAACTATTGTTTAAGCGAGTTGAATGTTGATGCAATAGCCACGGGACATTACGCCAATACATCTTTCGGTccatttttagaaaaatatgaaGCAGGCAAAA GTGTAAGATTGCTTCGACCTGTAGATAAATATAAAGATCAAACATTCTTCCTTTCTCAGGTTGAACAAGAACCCCTGTGCCGAACGATGTTTCCTATTGCTatgcttaaaaaaaatacagttagACAGATCGCTAAGGACAGGGAACTTTTTAATGTTAGTAATAAGCGAGATAGTGTTGGCATATGTTTTGTAGGTAAAAGAAACTTTAAACGTTTCATAAAAGAG TATATGGAATCAAATCCTGGAAACTTTATTGATCTTGAAACTGGAGAAGTAGTTGGTATTCATAATGGTTTTCACAATTTCACTATTGGACAAAAATGTGGTTTATCTGGAAAATCGCGACcatattttgttttgagaaaagaaacaaataataataacatatatgtt GTTTCCGAAAGCGATCATCCATCATTGTTTTGTGATATTTTCACAACCGATAAACCACATTGGGTGTATGAAGAACCAAATTGTCTTAAAAATAACAATGTATTCGAATGCTATTTTAGATATCAACATACAAAGCCTCTAATACCTTGCCAAATTATGAAAACTCAAACAGGACTGattgtaaaattaattgaacGCGCGAGAGCGCTGACTTTGGGGCAATTTGGTGTGTTTTTCGATGATGTCGAATGTTTTGGAAGTGGCCGTATTATGCATGTTGGACCGAGTTTATATTTTACCGATAAACTgtcttttaaatga
- the drosha gene encoding ribonuclease 3 drosha, giving the protein MGNMSGEPHLDMSKPPPVPLAFTYGHHLPQPHPPVQHLPQSQPPGYPVTKSPFVPGYPLNELSRYNKHVSSSYSVARCTPPPPGTSPPYCEPTLHSLPPCPPTSSVNLSIPPPIPPFRDMYNLPPPLTMDVTKPPPIVHNTYNANMNTVPSAAIRGKSLQSHYPSGSNSKRSDSSHGGDKCSSSRNDDAHNNKYGRRDHSYRRDADDKSSHNYHDRDKYKSDTLSQKNCYDKYRKSSSRSKSMHKSTYERRHSRSRERSSYRDSKSYKSARDTRSPHRKHTSEYYKRHVSNSAKTFSESGSSHRKKVVEEEQFENSNREDVPNTIEKACENPELSEEKSDDDEPLLKRWYRSSPAELHYVPVNGTRGVVESTTRGRKLADTMREKLIERGKKMRPPPGTEPIAPPRTHRPKLCKHKSEHVSSSSSSSGSDNDEADHAMQELERKQQHPRRLHPEMWYNDPGEMNDGPLCRCSARTKRQGIRHGVYAAESSPMPCDMYTNNADKLYHYRITISPPTNFLIKTLTVITHDEHEFLFSGFSLLSHHPLTKLPICKVIRFNIEYTILYIEEQAPVNYTIEELDLFEEFLFREVLELIDLDMGKRTENGCSQFHLLPRWERALGGGGGEVLAMVEVLRHLIRSGGLLLPSNSLPALRAASQREWQSFVDGVRGMIVTYPGKKPCSVRVDQLDRTLSDDDIKSHGEKSKNENDNTDSIYPEIVHFGIRPPQLSYAGNPEYKKAWRDYVKFRHLVANMAKPSYEDKRKLESKEARLQEMRTQTKMKRDVTVALSAEGFYRTGIMCDVIQHAMLIPVLISHLRFHNSLNILEETIGYSFENRSLLQLALTHPSFRDNFGTNPDHARNSLTNCGIRQPEYGDRRIHYMNIRKRGINTLINIMSRFGKKQETESAISHNERLEFLGDAVVEFISSIHLFKMFPSLEEGGLATYRAAIVQNQHLAQLAKKLGLEQYMLYAHGSDLCHDLELRHAMANCFEALMGALFLDGGIDVADRVFGLALWKDQSELLEAWRNPRLHPLQDQEPFGDRRWLDQYPFLQNLTKFEDSIGIKFKHIRLLARAFTDRSMGFTNLTLGSNQRLEFLGDTVLQLISSEHLYKHFPEHHEGHLSLLRSSLVNNRTQAVVCDDLAMSTYAVYHNPKAEPKTKDKADLLEAFLGALYIDKNIEYCHAFCSVCLFPRLREFIMNQEWNDPKSKLQQCCLTLRTMDGAEPDIPIYKVIECVGPTNTREYTVAVYFRGERLSSARGHCIQEAEMNAAKQALTNSHNLFPQLDRQKRVIAKSMKRQRHNNKRGRYAKSDDHKSHHSRRSRERSDDSRHNRSSSDRSSSMHDSKKKSKSGRKGKFSSTFKDRDKLPMAYRPDRFDKKDNDNGSIIVNDNCSVAEISDLNSDTDNSNISYINKSSDLDSN; this is encoded by the exons ATGGGAAATATGTCTGGTGAGCCACACCTGGACATGTCCAAACCTCCACCGGTCCCCTTAGCATTTACTTATGGCCATCATCTCCCCCAACCTCACCCTCCCGTGCAGCATCTTCCCCAATCACAGCCACCAGGATATCCCGTAACAAAATCCCCTTTCGTCCCTGGATACCCTTTAAACGAATTATCtagatataataaacacgtgtcTAGCAGTTATTCTGTAGCTCGTTGTACACCTCCACCTCCCGGTACATCTCCTCCGTACTGTGAACCCACACTACATAGCTTGCCACCATGTCCACCTACATCTTCAGTCAATTTGAGTATTCCTCCACCCATACCCCCATTCAGGGATATGTATAACTTACCACCACCACTCACAATGGATGTCACAAAGCCACCGCCTATTGTACACAATACTTACAACGCGAATATGAACACGGTTCCTTCTGCTGCAATTAGAGGTAAATCGTTGCAAAGCCATTATCCTTCTGGTTCCAATTCAAAACGATCAGATTCATCACACGGTGGAGATAAATGCTCTAGTTCTAGAAACGATGATGCACATAATAATAAGTATGGTCGAAGAGATCATTCCTATAGGAGAGACGCAGATGATAAATCGTCTCATAATTATCACGACCGTGACAAATATAAGTCCGATACACTGAGTCAGAAAAATTGTTATGATAAATataggaaatcatcaagcagaTCTAAGTCGATGCATAAATCTACATATGAAAGAAGACATAGTAGAAGTAGAGAACGGAGCTCATATAGAGATTCAAAAAGTTATAAAAGTGCTCGAGATACACGCTCACCTCATCGAAAACATACCAGCGAATATTATAAAAGACATGTTTCTAATAGTGCGAAAACATTTAGCGAGAGTGGTTCGTCTCATAGAAAGAAAGTTGTTGAAGAGGAACAATTTGAAAATAGCAACAG AGAAGACGTGCCAAACACCATCGAGAAAGCATGCGAAAATCCTGAACTTTCTGAAGAAAAATCAGACGATGATgaa ccACTTTTGAAACGTTGGTATAGAAGCTCTCCTGCCGAATTACACTATGTTCCTGTAAATGGAACACGAGGTGTCGTTGAAAGCACTACACGTGGACGTAAATTAGCAGATACAATGCGAGAGAAATTAATAGAACGTGGTAAAAAGATGAGGCCACCTCCTGGAACCGAACCAATTGCACCACCTCGAACTCACCGCCCCAAGCTGTGTAAACACAAaa GCGAACATGTTAGTTCCAGCTCTAGTTCTAGTGGAAGTGATAACGATGAAGCTGATCATGCCATGCAAGAATTAGAGCGGAAACAACAACATCCCAGACGTTTGCATCCTGAAATgtg GTATAATGACCCGGGAGAAATGAATGATGGTCCTTTATGTAGATGTTCTGCTCGTACTAAAAGACAAGGCATACGTCATGGTGTATATGCTGCAGAATCCAGTCCAATGCCCTGTGATATGTATACGAATAATGCTGATAAACTTTATcactatag AATCACTATTTCTCCGCCAAcgaatttcttaataaaaacGTTGACTGTCATCACTCATGATGaacatgaatttttattttctggTTTTTCGTTGCTTTCCCACCATCCACTTACAAAACTACCCATCTGTAAAGTGATAagatttaatattgaatatacaattttgtatataGAAGAGCAAGCTCCGGTTAATTACACAATTGAAGAATTAGATTTATTCG AGGAATTTCTTTTTCGAGAGGTACTAGAGTTGATAGATTTGGACATGGGTAAAAGAACAGAAAATGGTTGCTCACAGTTTCATCTTTTACCAAGATGGGAACGCGCTCTCGGAGGTGGTGGTGGAGAAGTTCTGGCCATGGTTGAAGTGTTGCGACATCTTATTCGTTCTGGAGGCTTACTTTTACCGTCTAATTCATTGCCAGCTCTACGTGCGGCTTCTCAACGGGAATGGCAATCATTTGTTGATGGTGTACGAG GTATGATTGTGACATATCCTGGTAAAAAGCCTTGTTCTGTAAGAGTCGATCAGTTGGATAGAACCTTATCAGACGACGATATAAAATCTCATggagaaaaatcaaaaaacgaAAATGACAACACCGATTCAATATATCCGGAGATTGTTCATTTTGGTATAAGGCCTCCTCAATTAAGTTACGCTGGAAATCCAGA ATATAAGAAGGCTTGGAGGGATTACGTTAAATTTCGTCATCTAGTAGCCAATATGGCCAAACCTTCCTATGAAGACAAGCGAAAGCTCGAATCTAAAGAAGCCCGCTTACAAGAAATGAGAacacaaacaaaaatgaaaagagATGTAACAGTAGCCCTATCTGCTGAAGGGTTCTATCGTACAGGAATCATGTGCGATGTTATACAG catGCAATGCTGATTCCTGTATTGATAAGTCACCTGCGTTTCCACAATTCGCtaaatattttggaagaaaCAATAGGCTATAGTTTTGAGAACAGATCTTTGCTTCAATTGGCATTAACACACCCATCGTTCAGGGATAATTTTGGTACAAACCCAGATCACGCTCGTAATAGCTTGACAAACTGTGGAATAAGACAACCTGAGTACGGTGATCGTAGAATACATTACATGAATATTAGAAAAAGAg gcaTAAATACATTGATTAATATCATGTCTAGATTTGGCAAGAAACAAGAAACGGAATCAGCTATTAGTCACAATGAAAGGTTGGAATTCTTAGGTGATGCCGTTGTTGAGTTCATATCTTCTATACATCTATTTAAAATGTTTCCATCATTAGAAGAAGGTGGTTTAGCAACATATAGAGCAGCCATAGTACAAAATCAACACCTTGCTCAGTTAGCAAAG aaattgggATTGGAACAGTATATGTTGTATGCACATGGATCTGATTTATGTCACGATTTAGAACTACGACATGCGATGGCTAATTGCTTTGAGGCACTTATGGGTGCCCTCTTTTTAGATGGAGGAATAGAT GTTGCCGACCGTGTATTTGGATTAGCTCTTTGGAAAGATCAATCTGAATTGTTAGAAGCTTGGAGAAATCCTCGTTTGCATCCGTTACAAGATCAAGAACCATTTGGAGATCGTCGATGGCTCGATCAGTATCCATTCCTGCAAAATCTTACCAAATTTGAAGATTCAATTG GCATAAAATTCAAACACATCAGATTGCTTGCGAGAGCTTTCACCGATCGCTCTATGGGTTTCACTAATTTAACCCTTGGCTCTAATCAACGTTTGGAATTCCTCGGCGATACTGTTCTTCAGTTGATTTCATCGGAACATTTGTACAAACATTTCCCCGAACATCACGAGGGACATTTATCC TTGCTGAGAAGTTCACTAGTTAATAACAGAACTCAAGCTGTAGTCTGTGATGATTTGGCAATGTCAACGTATGCTGTTTATCACAACCCTAAAGCTGAACCTAAAACTAAAGATAAAGCTGATTTGTTGGAAGCATTCTTAGGAGCTTTATATATTGATAAA aatATAGAATACTGTCACGCATTCTGCTCTGTGTGCTTGTTTCCTCGTCTACGTGAATTTATAATGAATCAAGAGTGGAATGATCCTAAATCTAAATTACAGCAGTGTTGTTTGACTTTGCGAACTATGGATGGGGCAGAACcggatatacctatatacaa AGTAATAGAATGTGTTGGGCCTACAAATACTAGAGAATATACTGTTGCTGTCTATTTTCGTGGTGAACGTTTATCATCAGCGAGAGGACATTGTATACAAGAAGCTGAAATGAATGCTGCTAAACAAGCACTCACAAATTCCCATA ATCTGTTTCCTCAATTGGATAGACAGAAGAGAGTTATTGCTAAAAGTATGAAACGTCAACGACATAATAATAAACGTGGAAGATATGCCAAATCTGATGATCACAAATCGCACCATTCTCGGAGAAGCAGAGAGCGATCTGATGACAGTCGTCATAATAGGTCATCGTCTGATAGAAGTTCTTCTATGCATGATTCAAAAAAGAAATCAAAGTCGGGACGAAAGGGCAAGTTTTCTTCCACGTTTAAAGATAGAGATAAATTACCCATGGCCTATCGGCCGGATAGGTTCGACAAAAAGGATAACGATAATGGAAGTATAATAGTTAACGATAATTGTAGCGTTGCTGAAATAAGCGACTTGAATAGCGATACGGACAATAGCAATATAAGCTATATTAACAAAAGTTCAGATCTCGATTCCAATTAG
- the LOC143912376 gene encoding uncharacterized protein LOC143912376 — MQYNILGLVPNIDCIKQSMLKISPVELHFRFRADTMNTTKWLPLESEECLGTYASCKDLENATVFLIIKITNIENTSTFYNDRRMCGKNYVENLDYIQALELVQKTLSKLVKCFFKVNPKLSKIPNSDDNLIIACKKNLTIEILCKKRFILAFLINNLVMCTFKSCLQREEQSKLLEIALGQIFVSILCRLATLYNEMTTLSSKGFISKFNICSNTCPILIHQLKKISVTKLLQVLAQGRAELCCHSLIDCLLSNYKPCNPNDVDTYSDNSSLEIYQALTKHMTPPIAQGENITENEMRIKNQNIGIPTQNENAKNNKAQLAVNKPTPEDKYVTSTCEPTSESEAPYSSMNEYYDETDNTFDMREASSLEGLIQREEFYVETILESVLRISPSMLGTNGVKKMKTGEYRMNRRLAEQIMEFYQTTLWGNVGGFLEHIVLWWGASPLASRPPHSSQHLREWLTSLNSNDVPQLMLIALQSLADALGCHVTSTSWDTLFRQCFVASLRPIPVKSDQYVTLSITQCSEVGACFADMFQDLVMLSNQCEVTSDYIMGAPVDELPLVEQIPNLHRLDHSVHTYRLWCLAETRRLSNLWDMDCFFRIVQNDIQMSLEQLSNLRFADHTIAIESGKLGVHEHVCAKMREKLVSEVNANIQKLKIASDECVQVLAAICGTTSLAHLTMIFPPNSSWKMIGYPPQAKHSRYVNHYLDRVLLPVVKATSDKLIVNMILKIMCESWLQHIYVYKIKFSNAAAEQLLIDFETVKTWLNECKVLSDITRRQMLNNEVLRRCEGVGKLLLHSPGDPISMHDVPHGNQRAASQQDMDSTDDCGEIMPAEMYVPNQQQWLQLRASKTKKRRKFCCVTMTF; from the exons ATGCAGTATAACATTTTAGGTCTAG TACCGAATATTGATTGCATTAAACAAAGCATGCTGAAAATCTCGCCAGTTGAACTTCACTTTCGTTTTCGCGCG GATACGATGAATACGACCAAGTGGCTGCCGCTCGAATCTGAAGAGTGTCTCGGGACATACGCTTCGTGCAAAGATCTGGAAAATGCCACAGTTttcctaataataaaaataaccaaCATAGAAAATACTTCGACGTTCTACAACGATCGCAGAATGTGCGGAAAGAACTACGTAGAAAATCTCGATTACATTCAG GCGTTGGAGCTTGTTCAGAAGACGCTGTCGAAATTAGTCAAGTGTTTCTTCAAAGTGAATCCGAAACTGTCTAAAATCCCCAATTCCGATGATAATTTGATCATAGCGTGTAAAAAAAACCTGACGATTGAAATACTGTGCAAAAAACGATTCATTTTAGCATTTCTCATTAACAATCTGGTGATGTGCACGTTCAAGTCCTGTCTTCAGCGTGAAGAACAATCGAAGCTGTTGGAGATCGCATTGGG tcaaatttttgtATCCATATTGTGTAGGCTGGCGACTCTTTATAACGAAATGACTACACTGAGCAGTAAAGGATTCATTTCGAAGTTTAACATTTGTAGCAACACCTGTCCAATATTGATTCACCAGCTGAAGAAAATATCAGTGACGAAACTACTTCAG GTATTGGCTCAAGGCAGAGCTGAACTTTGCTGCCACAGTTTGATAGATTGTCTGCTGAGTAATTACAAACCGTGCAACCCCAACGATGTCGATACATACTCGGACAATTCCAGTTTGGAGATATACCA GGCACTTACGAAGCATATGACACCCCCAATTGCTCAAGGTGAAAATATCACCGAGAACGAAATGAggattaaaaaccaaaatattggCATACCGACGCAAAATGAAAACGCTAAAAACAATAAAGCTCAATTGGCAGTTAATAAGCCTACGCCCGAAGACAAATATGTCACATCCACCTGTGAGCCGACTTCAGAAAGTGAAGCTCCATACTCATCGATGAACGAATATTACGATGAGACTGATAATACGTTCGATATGAGag AAGCATCGTCTTTAGAAGGATTGATACAAAGGGAAGAATTCTACGTTGAAACTATATTGGAATCAGTTTTGAGGATATCCCCATCAATGCTAGGCACAAATGGAGTGAAAAAGATGAAAACtg GTGAATATCGAATGAATAGAAGATTAGCAGAGCAAATCATGGAATTTTACCAAACAACTTTATGGGGCAACGTCGGTGGATTCTTAGAACACATCGTACTATGGTGGGGAGCAAGTCCTCTCGCTTCCAG GCCTCCTCATTCAAGCCAACATTTACGAGAATGGTTGACTTCTTTAAACTCAAATG ACGTCCCTCAGTTGATGCTGATCGCTTTACAAAGTTTAGCTGACGCTCTGGGTTGTCACGTAACGTCAACATCTTGGGATACATTGTTTAg ACAATGCTTCGTGGCAAGTTTGCGACCCATTCCTGTTAAATCTGACCAATATGTCACACTTTCAATAACCCAG tGTTCTGAAGTTGGAGCTTGTTTTGCCGACATGTTTCAAGACTTGGTAATGTTGAGCAATCAGTGTGAAGTTACCAGCGACTATATAATGGGTGCACCAGTGGACGAGCTTCCATTAGTAGAACAAATACCGAACCTTCACAGACTcg ATcattctgtacatacatatagattgtGGTGTCTCGCTGAAACCAGAAGACTATCTAATTTATGGGATATGGATTGTTTTTTTAGGATAGTTCAAAATGATATACAAATGTCACTGGAACAATTATCAAATCTGCGATTCGCCGATCATACAATAGCTATAGAATCCG GAAAATTGGGTGTACATGAACACGTTTGTGCCAAGATGAGAGAAAAATTAGTATCGGAAGTAAATGCCAACATTCAAAAGTTGAAG ATAGCTTCTGATGAGTGTGTTCAAGTACTAGCTGCTATTTGTGGAACAACCAGTTTGGCCCATTTAACTATGATATTTCCACCTAATTCGTCCTGGAAAATGATTGGATATCCACCGCAAGCTAAACACTCTAGATATGTAAATCATTATTTAG ATAGAGTATTACTACCAGTGGTGAAAGCGACAAGTGATAAATTAATAGTCAATATGATACTTAAGATTATGTGTGAATCTTGGCTTcaacatatatatgtttataaaataaaattcag TAATGCAGCAGCCGAACAATTGCTTATTGATTTTGAAACTGTTAAAACGTGGTTAAATGAATGTAAAGTATTATCTGATATAACCAGGAGACAAATGTTGAACAATGAAGTTTTAcg GAGATGTGAAGGTGTCGGAAAACTACTGCTGCATTCTCCGGGTGATCCTATTTCTATGCATGATGTACCTCATGGGAATCAACGAGCGGCGTCACAACAGG ATATGGACAGTACGGATGATTGTGGTGAAATTATGCCAGCAGAAATGTATGTTCCCAATCAACAACAATGGCTACAACTCAGAGCAAGCAAAACGAAAAAACGAAGGAAGTTTTGCTGCGTTACTAtgacattttaa